Proteins encoded in a region of the Salminus brasiliensis chromosome 2, fSalBra1.hap2, whole genome shotgun sequence genome:
- the fads2 gene encoding acyl-CoA 6-desaturase — translation MGGGSHQTAEVSTEGCGASALYTWEEVQKHSRRGDQWVVIERKVYNVSNWVNRHPGGHRVIGHYAGEDATEAFMAFHPDQKFVRKYMKPLLVGELAPSEPSQDNKKNAALVEDFRALREQFQAEGLYRTNPLFFMLHLGHILVLEAMSLALLWYWGNGWITTILCTFIMATAQSQAGWLQHDFGHLSVFKKSGWDHVAHKFVIGHLKGASANWWNHRHFQHHAKPNVVCKDPDINMLKILVLGDVLPVEYGVKKLKSLPYNHQHKYFFLIGPPLLIPVYFNMHILQTMIQQRDWVDFAWYLSYYARYLFFYVPYYGFFGSLVLLTCVRFLESHWFVWVTQMNHIPMDIDYDKNDDWLSMQLRATCNVEQSFFNDWFSGHLNFQIEHHLFPTMPRHNYIRAAPRVQKLCKKYGVQYQIKGLWEAWSDIVRSLKKSGELWLDAYLHK, via the exons ATGGGTGGGGGCAGTCATCAGACCGCAGAGGTCTCAACAGAGGGGTGCGGGGCAAGCGCATTGTACACATGGGAAGAGGTGCAGAAACACAGTCGCCGGGGTGACCAGTGGGTGGTGATCGAAAGGAAGGTGTACAATGTCAGCAACTGGGTTAACAGACATCCTGGAGGCCACAGAGTCATCGGTCATTATGCTGGAGAGGATGCAACG GAAGCATTTATGGCATTCCACCCTGATCAGAAGTTCGTCCGGAAGTATATGAAACCACTGCTGGTTGGGGAGCTAGCTCCATCCGAGCCCAGCCAGGACAACAAGAAAAAT GCTGCCCTAGTGGAAGATTTCCGGGCTTTGCGGGAGCAGTTTCAAGCAGAGGGCTTGTACCGCACTAATCCCCTGTTCTTCATGCTGCACCTTGGCCATATTCTAGTCTTGGAGGCCATGTCTCTAGCTCTGCTCTGGTACTGGGGCAACGGCTGGATTACCACAATTCTGTGTACTTTTATCATGGCCACTGCACAG TCTCAAGCCGGCTGGCTGCAACATGACTTTGGCCACCTGTCAGTCTTCAAAAAGTCCGGCTGGGATCATGTAGCGCACAAATTCGTCATTGGACATCTGAAG GGAGCCTCAGCAAATTGGTGGAACCATCGTCATTTTCAGCACCATGCTAAGCCCAATGTGGTCTGTAAGGACCCTGACATCAACATGCTGAAAATCCTGGTACTGGGGGACGTACTGCCTGTGGAG TATGGAGTTAAAAAGTTGAAGAGCTTGCCCTACAACCATCAGCACAAGTACTTCTTTCTGA TTGGTCCTCCTCTGCTCATCCCAGTGTACTTCAACATGCACATTTTACAGACAATGATCCAGCAGCGGGACTGGGTG gACTTTGCATGGTATCTGTCCTACTACGCACGCTATCTCTTTTTTTATGTTCCCTATTACGGATTCTTTGGATCACTGGTGCTTCTCACTTGTGTGAG GTTTTTGGAGAGTCACTGGTTTGTGTGGGTGACCCAGATGAACCACATCCCCATGGACATAGACTATGACAAAAATGATGACTGGCTGAGCATGCAG CTGAGAGCCACCTGCAACGTTGAGCAGTCATTCTTCAATGACTGGTTCAGTGGTCACCTTAACTTCCAGATTGAGCACCA CCTGTTCCCTACAATGCCCCGCCATAATTACATTCGTGCAGCTCCTCGGGTTCAGAAGCTTTGCAAGAAGTATGGAGTTCAGTACCAAATCAAAGGCTTGTGGGAGGCCTGGAGTGACATTGTCAG GTCTCTGAAGAAGTCAGGAGAACTGTGGCTGGACGCATACCTCCACAAATAA
- the eps8l2 gene encoding epidermal growth factor receptor kinase substrate 8-like protein 2 isoform X2 produces MNLMGPPIRQANGVARSDSKISAKALYEQRKKYSNSNFIMQETSQYHVQHLSTFIMDKTESIATVDDAVKKLILLDSKDKIWTQEMLLQVSDKAVKLLDCDTMEELENFPLSTVHHSQTVLNKTRYPSVLLLVCQDNEQHKPDIHFFYCDEVEADIVHADIDSALGDNKHGKKMRPQTLKMNQEKMKRQRETIIPPSESKGPAPGVKGRVAATDMKNVERRGSAQQDVESYEKLAQHIEKDVQILNCALDDIEIFVARLQKAAEAFAQLNQRNKSRKNKKRGPAEGMLTLRAKPPSEAEFIDSLQKLKLSFNLLAKLKKHIQNPSASELVHFLFGPLELVLQSCGSPELSRSVLSPHLSRDAVDFLRGHLSPKEMTIFELLGDGWTRPRADWPRDQCAPLYIPKFRNGWEPPVELFRSSPWETECSGPMSPISSEYRKEEYFGSQSSLSSNGSFTAPSPGRKYAKIRYHFVARNANELSVLQDEVLEVIEDDKQWWKLRNRSGQAGYVPYNILDVVTPEELRAMDPAYSQSYKGSSPSGSLGRGDSFDMPRSPRDKDIRTQQMDEVNDELLKRITASKIQQPTRNFKVERHSSRAIPLTFNSTPAEVTTWLNGKGFSKSSVDCLGILSGAQLFSLEKEELKAVCGDEGARVYSQITVQKSQLEKSRGDSELQQVLGKQKEKIASATDMKKF; encoded by the exons AGCAACGGAAGAAATACTCCAACTCGAACTTCATCATGCAGGAGACGTCTCAGTACCACGTCCAG CATCTTTCTACGTTTATAATGGACAAGACGGAGTCCATAGCCACAGTAGACGATGCGGTGAAGAAACTGATCCTCCTGGACTCTAAAGACAAGATCTGGACCCAAGAGATGTTGCTGCAGGTCAGCGACAAGGCTGTCAAGCTTCTGGACTGCGATACAATG GAGGAGCTGGAGAACTTCCCTCTCTCCACAGTGCatcacagtcagactgtgctgAATAAGACGCGCTACCCGTCTGTCCTGCTGTTGGTTTGCCAGGACAACGAGCAGCACAAACCAGACATACACTTCTTCTACTGCGATGAAGTCGAG GCTGATATAGTGCACGCTGACATTGATAGCGCGCTGGGAGACAATAAACATGGCAAGAAGATGAGACCTCAGACACTAAA GATGAACCAGGAGAAGATGAAGCGGCAGCGGGAGACAATCATCCCCCCCTCAGAATCTAAAGGTCCAGCCCCTGGAGTTAAAGGTCGCGTGGCAGCTACGGACATGAAAA ATGTTGAAAGGCGAGGTTCAGCTCAGCAGGACGTCGAGTCATATGAGAAACTTGCCCAGCATATTGAGAAGGATGTG caAATCCTGAACTGTGCACTGGATGACATTGAGATCTTTGTGGCACGGCTTCAGAAAGCCGCAGAAGCCTTCGCCCAGCTCAACCAGCGCAACAAAAGCcggaaaaataagaaaagaggACCAGCAG AGGGGATGTTAACTTTAAGAGCTAAACCTCCATCTGAAGCAGAGTTCATCGACAGCCTACAAAAGCTAAAACTCTCCTTCAATCTGCTG GCCAAACTGAAGAAGCACATTCAGAACCCCAGCGCTTCAGAACTCGTCCACTTCCTCTTTGGACCACTGGAACTG GTGCTGCAGAGTTGTGGTAGCCCCGAGCTGTCTCGCTCAGTCCTCTCTCCCCACCTGTCTCGAGATGCAGTGGACTTTCTAAGAGGGCACCTGTCCCCTAAGGAGATGACCATCTTTGAGCTACTGGGTGACGGTTGGACGCGACCCAG agcTGATTGGCCAAGGGACCAGTGTGCGCCTCTCTACATCCCAAAATTTCGGAACGGCTGGGAGCCTCCTGTGGAACTGTTCCGCTCATCACCATGGGAGACAGAGTGTTCCGGACCAATGTCCCCCATATCATCAGAGTACAGGAAAGAAGAG tactttggaTCACAGTCCTCGCTGTCATCAAACGG ATCCTTCACAGCACCTTCCCCTGGGCGGAAGTACGCCAAGATCCGATACCACTTTGTTGCCCGCAATGCCAATGAGCTGTCTGTCCTTCAAGACGAGGTTTtagag GTGATCGAGGATGACAAGCAGTGGTGGAAGTTGAGGAACAGGAGCGGCCAAGCTGGGTATGTGCCCTACAACATCCTAGATGTAGTTACACCTGAGGAACTGCGCGCCATGGACCCAGCATACAgccag TCCTATAAAGGTTCATCCCCATCGGGTTCTTTGGGAAGAGGGGACAGTTTTGACATGCCAAGATCACCACGGGATAAAGACA TCCGCACTCAGCAGATGGATGAAGTGAATGATGAGCTGTTGAAACGGATCACCGCAAGTAAGATCCAGCAGCCAACTCGCAACTTCAAAGTAGAGCGTCACTCCAGTCGTGCCATTCCCCTCACCTTCAACTCCACCCCTGCTGAGGTTACCACCTGGCTCAATGGCAAGGGCTTCTCTAAATC GAGTGTGGACTGTTTGGGGATCCTGAGCGGGGCACAGTTGTTTTCTCTGGAAAAGGAAGAGCTGAAGGCCGTGTGTGGAGATGAAGGGGCACGCGTCTACAGCCAGATCACAGTGCAGAAATCCCAGCTAGAG AAGAGCCGAGGAGACTCGGAGCTGCAGCAGGTCTTGGGGAAACAGAAGGAGAAGATAGCTTCTGCCACAGATAtgaaaaagttttaa
- the eps8l2 gene encoding epidermal growth factor receptor kinase substrate 8-like protein 2 isoform X1 translates to MKSRNHHPSSSFCSGVARSDSKISAKALYEQRKKYSNSNFIMQETSQYHVQHLSTFIMDKTESIATVDDAVKKLILLDSKDKIWTQEMLLQVSDKAVKLLDCDTMEELENFPLSTVHHSQTVLNKTRYPSVLLLVCQDNEQHKPDIHFFYCDEVEADIVHADIDSALGDNKHGKKMRPQTLKMNQEKMKRQRETIIPPSESKGPAPGVKGRVAATDMKNVERRGSAQQDVESYEKLAQHIEKDVQILNCALDDIEIFVARLQKAAEAFAQLNQRNKSRKNKKRGPAEGMLTLRAKPPSEAEFIDSLQKLKLSFNLLAKLKKHIQNPSASELVHFLFGPLELVLQSCGSPELSRSVLSPHLSRDAVDFLRGHLSPKEMTIFELLGDGWTRPRADWPRDQCAPLYIPKFRNGWEPPVELFRSSPWETECSGPMSPISSEYRKEEYFGSQSSLSSNGSFTAPSPGRKYAKIRYHFVARNANELSVLQDEVLEVIEDDKQWWKLRNRSGQAGYVPYNILDVVTPEELRAMDPAYSQSYKGSSPSGSLGRGDSFDMPRSPRDKDIRTQQMDEVNDELLKRITASKIQQPTRNFKVERHSSRAIPLTFNSTPAEVTTWLNGKGFSKSSVDCLGILSGAQLFSLEKEELKAVCGDEGARVYSQITVQKSQLEKSRGDSELQQVLGKQKEKIASATDMKKF, encoded by the exons AGCAACGGAAGAAATACTCCAACTCGAACTTCATCATGCAGGAGACGTCTCAGTACCACGTCCAG CATCTTTCTACGTTTATAATGGACAAGACGGAGTCCATAGCCACAGTAGACGATGCGGTGAAGAAACTGATCCTCCTGGACTCTAAAGACAAGATCTGGACCCAAGAGATGTTGCTGCAGGTCAGCGACAAGGCTGTCAAGCTTCTGGACTGCGATACAATG GAGGAGCTGGAGAACTTCCCTCTCTCCACAGTGCatcacagtcagactgtgctgAATAAGACGCGCTACCCGTCTGTCCTGCTGTTGGTTTGCCAGGACAACGAGCAGCACAAACCAGACATACACTTCTTCTACTGCGATGAAGTCGAG GCTGATATAGTGCACGCTGACATTGATAGCGCGCTGGGAGACAATAAACATGGCAAGAAGATGAGACCTCAGACACTAAA GATGAACCAGGAGAAGATGAAGCGGCAGCGGGAGACAATCATCCCCCCCTCAGAATCTAAAGGTCCAGCCCCTGGAGTTAAAGGTCGCGTGGCAGCTACGGACATGAAAA ATGTTGAAAGGCGAGGTTCAGCTCAGCAGGACGTCGAGTCATATGAGAAACTTGCCCAGCATATTGAGAAGGATGTG caAATCCTGAACTGTGCACTGGATGACATTGAGATCTTTGTGGCACGGCTTCAGAAAGCCGCAGAAGCCTTCGCCCAGCTCAACCAGCGCAACAAAAGCcggaaaaataagaaaagaggACCAGCAG AGGGGATGTTAACTTTAAGAGCTAAACCTCCATCTGAAGCAGAGTTCATCGACAGCCTACAAAAGCTAAAACTCTCCTTCAATCTGCTG GCCAAACTGAAGAAGCACATTCAGAACCCCAGCGCTTCAGAACTCGTCCACTTCCTCTTTGGACCACTGGAACTG GTGCTGCAGAGTTGTGGTAGCCCCGAGCTGTCTCGCTCAGTCCTCTCTCCCCACCTGTCTCGAGATGCAGTGGACTTTCTAAGAGGGCACCTGTCCCCTAAGGAGATGACCATCTTTGAGCTACTGGGTGACGGTTGGACGCGACCCAG agcTGATTGGCCAAGGGACCAGTGTGCGCCTCTCTACATCCCAAAATTTCGGAACGGCTGGGAGCCTCCTGTGGAACTGTTCCGCTCATCACCATGGGAGACAGAGTGTTCCGGACCAATGTCCCCCATATCATCAGAGTACAGGAAAGAAGAG tactttggaTCACAGTCCTCGCTGTCATCAAACGG ATCCTTCACAGCACCTTCCCCTGGGCGGAAGTACGCCAAGATCCGATACCACTTTGTTGCCCGCAATGCCAATGAGCTGTCTGTCCTTCAAGACGAGGTTTtagag GTGATCGAGGATGACAAGCAGTGGTGGAAGTTGAGGAACAGGAGCGGCCAAGCTGGGTATGTGCCCTACAACATCCTAGATGTAGTTACACCTGAGGAACTGCGCGCCATGGACCCAGCATACAgccag TCCTATAAAGGTTCATCCCCATCGGGTTCTTTGGGAAGAGGGGACAGTTTTGACATGCCAAGATCACCACGGGATAAAGACA TCCGCACTCAGCAGATGGATGAAGTGAATGATGAGCTGTTGAAACGGATCACCGCAAGTAAGATCCAGCAGCCAACTCGCAACTTCAAAGTAGAGCGTCACTCCAGTCGTGCCATTCCCCTCACCTTCAACTCCACCCCTGCTGAGGTTACCACCTGGCTCAATGGCAAGGGCTTCTCTAAATC GAGTGTGGACTGTTTGGGGATCCTGAGCGGGGCACAGTTGTTTTCTCTGGAAAAGGAAGAGCTGAAGGCCGTGTGTGGAGATGAAGGGGCACGCGTCTACAGCCAGATCACAGTGCAGAAATCCCAGCTAGAG AAGAGCCGAGGAGACTCGGAGCTGCAGCAGGTCTTGGGGAAACAGAAGGAGAAGATAGCTTCTGCCACAGATAtgaaaaagttttaa
- the eps8l2 gene encoding epidermal growth factor receptor kinase substrate 8-like protein 2 isoform X4, whose amino-acid sequence MQETSQYHVQHLSTFIMDKTESIATVDDAVKKLILLDSKDKIWTQEMLLQVSDKAVKLLDCDTMEELENFPLSTVHHSQTVLNKTRYPSVLLLVCQDNEQHKPDIHFFYCDEVEADIVHADIDSALGDNKHGKKMRPQTLKMNQEKMKRQRETIIPPSESKGPAPGVKGRVAATDMKNVERRGSAQQDVESYEKLAQHIEKDVQILNCALDDIEIFVARLQKAAEAFAQLNQRNKSRKNKKRGPAEGMLTLRAKPPSEAEFIDSLQKLKLSFNLLAKLKKHIQNPSASELVHFLFGPLELVLQSCGSPELSRSVLSPHLSRDAVDFLRGHLSPKEMTIFELLGDGWTRPRADWPRDQCAPLYIPKFRNGWEPPVELFRSSPWETECSGPMSPISSEYRKEEYFGSQSSLSSNGSFTAPSPGRKYAKIRYHFVARNANELSVLQDEVLEVIEDDKQWWKLRNRSGQAGYVPYNILDVVTPEELRAMDPAYSQSYKGSSPSGSLGRGDSFDMPRSPRDKDIRTQQMDEVNDELLKRITASKIQQPTRNFKVERHSSRAIPLTFNSTPAEVTTWLNGKGFSKSSVDCLGILSGAQLFSLEKEELKAVCGDEGARVYSQITVQKSQLEKSRGDSELQQVLGKQKEKIASATDMKKF is encoded by the exons ATGCAGGAGACGTCTCAGTACCACGTCCAG CATCTTTCTACGTTTATAATGGACAAGACGGAGTCCATAGCCACAGTAGACGATGCGGTGAAGAAACTGATCCTCCTGGACTCTAAAGACAAGATCTGGACCCAAGAGATGTTGCTGCAGGTCAGCGACAAGGCTGTCAAGCTTCTGGACTGCGATACAATG GAGGAGCTGGAGAACTTCCCTCTCTCCACAGTGCatcacagtcagactgtgctgAATAAGACGCGCTACCCGTCTGTCCTGCTGTTGGTTTGCCAGGACAACGAGCAGCACAAACCAGACATACACTTCTTCTACTGCGATGAAGTCGAG GCTGATATAGTGCACGCTGACATTGATAGCGCGCTGGGAGACAATAAACATGGCAAGAAGATGAGACCTCAGACACTAAA GATGAACCAGGAGAAGATGAAGCGGCAGCGGGAGACAATCATCCCCCCCTCAGAATCTAAAGGTCCAGCCCCTGGAGTTAAAGGTCGCGTGGCAGCTACGGACATGAAAA ATGTTGAAAGGCGAGGTTCAGCTCAGCAGGACGTCGAGTCATATGAGAAACTTGCCCAGCATATTGAGAAGGATGTG caAATCCTGAACTGTGCACTGGATGACATTGAGATCTTTGTGGCACGGCTTCAGAAAGCCGCAGAAGCCTTCGCCCAGCTCAACCAGCGCAACAAAAGCcggaaaaataagaaaagaggACCAGCAG AGGGGATGTTAACTTTAAGAGCTAAACCTCCATCTGAAGCAGAGTTCATCGACAGCCTACAAAAGCTAAAACTCTCCTTCAATCTGCTG GCCAAACTGAAGAAGCACATTCAGAACCCCAGCGCTTCAGAACTCGTCCACTTCCTCTTTGGACCACTGGAACTG GTGCTGCAGAGTTGTGGTAGCCCCGAGCTGTCTCGCTCAGTCCTCTCTCCCCACCTGTCTCGAGATGCAGTGGACTTTCTAAGAGGGCACCTGTCCCCTAAGGAGATGACCATCTTTGAGCTACTGGGTGACGGTTGGACGCGACCCAG agcTGATTGGCCAAGGGACCAGTGTGCGCCTCTCTACATCCCAAAATTTCGGAACGGCTGGGAGCCTCCTGTGGAACTGTTCCGCTCATCACCATGGGAGACAGAGTGTTCCGGACCAATGTCCCCCATATCATCAGAGTACAGGAAAGAAGAG tactttggaTCACAGTCCTCGCTGTCATCAAACGG ATCCTTCACAGCACCTTCCCCTGGGCGGAAGTACGCCAAGATCCGATACCACTTTGTTGCCCGCAATGCCAATGAGCTGTCTGTCCTTCAAGACGAGGTTTtagag GTGATCGAGGATGACAAGCAGTGGTGGAAGTTGAGGAACAGGAGCGGCCAAGCTGGGTATGTGCCCTACAACATCCTAGATGTAGTTACACCTGAGGAACTGCGCGCCATGGACCCAGCATACAgccag TCCTATAAAGGTTCATCCCCATCGGGTTCTTTGGGAAGAGGGGACAGTTTTGACATGCCAAGATCACCACGGGATAAAGACA TCCGCACTCAGCAGATGGATGAAGTGAATGATGAGCTGTTGAAACGGATCACCGCAAGTAAGATCCAGCAGCCAACTCGCAACTTCAAAGTAGAGCGTCACTCCAGTCGTGCCATTCCCCTCACCTTCAACTCCACCCCTGCTGAGGTTACCACCTGGCTCAATGGCAAGGGCTTCTCTAAATC GAGTGTGGACTGTTTGGGGATCCTGAGCGGGGCACAGTTGTTTTCTCTGGAAAAGGAAGAGCTGAAGGCCGTGTGTGGAGATGAAGGGGCACGCGTCTACAGCCAGATCACAGTGCAGAAATCCCAGCTAGAG AAGAGCCGAGGAGACTCGGAGCTGCAGCAGGTCTTGGGGAAACAGAAGGAGAAGATAGCTTCTGCCACAGATAtgaaaaagttttaa
- the eps8l2 gene encoding epidermal growth factor receptor kinase substrate 8-like protein 2 isoform X3: MEQRKKYSNSNFIMQETSQYHVQHLSTFIMDKTESIATVDDAVKKLILLDSKDKIWTQEMLLQVSDKAVKLLDCDTMEELENFPLSTVHHSQTVLNKTRYPSVLLLVCQDNEQHKPDIHFFYCDEVEADIVHADIDSALGDNKHGKKMRPQTLKMNQEKMKRQRETIIPPSESKGPAPGVKGRVAATDMKNVERRGSAQQDVESYEKLAQHIEKDVQILNCALDDIEIFVARLQKAAEAFAQLNQRNKSRKNKKRGPAEGMLTLRAKPPSEAEFIDSLQKLKLSFNLLAKLKKHIQNPSASELVHFLFGPLELVLQSCGSPELSRSVLSPHLSRDAVDFLRGHLSPKEMTIFELLGDGWTRPRADWPRDQCAPLYIPKFRNGWEPPVELFRSSPWETECSGPMSPISSEYRKEEYFGSQSSLSSNGSFTAPSPGRKYAKIRYHFVARNANELSVLQDEVLEVIEDDKQWWKLRNRSGQAGYVPYNILDVVTPEELRAMDPAYSQSYKGSSPSGSLGRGDSFDMPRSPRDKDIRTQQMDEVNDELLKRITASKIQQPTRNFKVERHSSRAIPLTFNSTPAEVTTWLNGKGFSKSSVDCLGILSGAQLFSLEKEELKAVCGDEGARVYSQITVQKSQLEKSRGDSELQQVLGKQKEKIASATDMKKF, encoded by the exons ATGG AGCAACGGAAGAAATACTCCAACTCGAACTTCATCATGCAGGAGACGTCTCAGTACCACGTCCAG CATCTTTCTACGTTTATAATGGACAAGACGGAGTCCATAGCCACAGTAGACGATGCGGTGAAGAAACTGATCCTCCTGGACTCTAAAGACAAGATCTGGACCCAAGAGATGTTGCTGCAGGTCAGCGACAAGGCTGTCAAGCTTCTGGACTGCGATACAATG GAGGAGCTGGAGAACTTCCCTCTCTCCACAGTGCatcacagtcagactgtgctgAATAAGACGCGCTACCCGTCTGTCCTGCTGTTGGTTTGCCAGGACAACGAGCAGCACAAACCAGACATACACTTCTTCTACTGCGATGAAGTCGAG GCTGATATAGTGCACGCTGACATTGATAGCGCGCTGGGAGACAATAAACATGGCAAGAAGATGAGACCTCAGACACTAAA GATGAACCAGGAGAAGATGAAGCGGCAGCGGGAGACAATCATCCCCCCCTCAGAATCTAAAGGTCCAGCCCCTGGAGTTAAAGGTCGCGTGGCAGCTACGGACATGAAAA ATGTTGAAAGGCGAGGTTCAGCTCAGCAGGACGTCGAGTCATATGAGAAACTTGCCCAGCATATTGAGAAGGATGTG caAATCCTGAACTGTGCACTGGATGACATTGAGATCTTTGTGGCACGGCTTCAGAAAGCCGCAGAAGCCTTCGCCCAGCTCAACCAGCGCAACAAAAGCcggaaaaataagaaaagaggACCAGCAG AGGGGATGTTAACTTTAAGAGCTAAACCTCCATCTGAAGCAGAGTTCATCGACAGCCTACAAAAGCTAAAACTCTCCTTCAATCTGCTG GCCAAACTGAAGAAGCACATTCAGAACCCCAGCGCTTCAGAACTCGTCCACTTCCTCTTTGGACCACTGGAACTG GTGCTGCAGAGTTGTGGTAGCCCCGAGCTGTCTCGCTCAGTCCTCTCTCCCCACCTGTCTCGAGATGCAGTGGACTTTCTAAGAGGGCACCTGTCCCCTAAGGAGATGACCATCTTTGAGCTACTGGGTGACGGTTGGACGCGACCCAG agcTGATTGGCCAAGGGACCAGTGTGCGCCTCTCTACATCCCAAAATTTCGGAACGGCTGGGAGCCTCCTGTGGAACTGTTCCGCTCATCACCATGGGAGACAGAGTGTTCCGGACCAATGTCCCCCATATCATCAGAGTACAGGAAAGAAGAG tactttggaTCACAGTCCTCGCTGTCATCAAACGG ATCCTTCACAGCACCTTCCCCTGGGCGGAAGTACGCCAAGATCCGATACCACTTTGTTGCCCGCAATGCCAATGAGCTGTCTGTCCTTCAAGACGAGGTTTtagag GTGATCGAGGATGACAAGCAGTGGTGGAAGTTGAGGAACAGGAGCGGCCAAGCTGGGTATGTGCCCTACAACATCCTAGATGTAGTTACACCTGAGGAACTGCGCGCCATGGACCCAGCATACAgccag TCCTATAAAGGTTCATCCCCATCGGGTTCTTTGGGAAGAGGGGACAGTTTTGACATGCCAAGATCACCACGGGATAAAGACA TCCGCACTCAGCAGATGGATGAAGTGAATGATGAGCTGTTGAAACGGATCACCGCAAGTAAGATCCAGCAGCCAACTCGCAACTTCAAAGTAGAGCGTCACTCCAGTCGTGCCATTCCCCTCACCTTCAACTCCACCCCTGCTGAGGTTACCACCTGGCTCAATGGCAAGGGCTTCTCTAAATC GAGTGTGGACTGTTTGGGGATCCTGAGCGGGGCACAGTTGTTTTCTCTGGAAAAGGAAGAGCTGAAGGCCGTGTGTGGAGATGAAGGGGCACGCGTCTACAGCCAGATCACAGTGCAGAAATCCCAGCTAGAG AAGAGCCGAGGAGACTCGGAGCTGCAGCAGGTCTTGGGGAAACAGAAGGAGAAGATAGCTTCTGCCACAGATAtgaaaaagttttaa